One part of the bacterium genome encodes these proteins:
- a CDS encoding DUF115 domain-containing protein: protein MDIFRQNMEALARRSPNLARQVNQALPAAAEVTVTPSGAPSLRLLDAGGRPWSLHSAVDPLREAERLVEAQFTDSANACLVYGFGLGYHVDRLIERLDGAGNVLVVEPQISIFKAALAARDLRHLFGRDDIFWAVGETVDQVPAHFGEVFRVASLEGVMILPHAPSMRLCGDYFTRLDDLCRKWIIAVGGNFLTNVAAVRSYFSNTLDNILALAGDPPVKRLFGRFKGIPAVVISAGPSLDRNIHLLRLLERHAVLICVDTSLGPLHRAGVQPHLVLAGDAGENNFRHLKGLGCTGAALVAEPMTHPRIVSEFQGPRFTMSFDETLMKRLAAVLGDFGKVKAWGSISTGAFDLARRLGCDPIVFTGQDLSFPGLRYYAHGTYQERRWLREIGEGRTLQDMHNRRMVNENNLDATDIFGRPVRTSKALEAYRQYLEREISETGSRVINATEGGVGFAGVTNLPLDEVFWRYARRTHPVRQMILSCHSPRPASEKQAVYDFLSRSVEELATFCALCNDGFELARLIHQGQSPNPEADFASIEDVYAKVYNRKDVLELLEHANQGGLLAFQRGSRQLENRTRDRGLLEDAARLYGAFFISFYQTADFLLKRTERAALAVGSNLDFGSAEHTDSPDGEFLEAV, encoded by the coding sequence ATGGATATCTTTCGCCAAAATATGGAAGCCCTGGCGCGGCGCAGCCCGAACCTGGCCCGCCAGGTGAACCAGGCACTCCCGGCGGCGGCTGAGGTGACAGTCACCCCCTCGGGGGCGCCCTCGCTGCGTCTTCTGGATGCCGGCGGGCGCCCCTGGAGCCTGCACAGCGCGGTGGACCCGCTGCGTGAGGCCGAGCGCCTGGTCGAGGCTCAGTTCACCGACAGCGCCAACGCCTGCCTGGTCTACGGTTTCGGGCTGGGCTACCACGTGGACCGTCTGATCGAGCGTCTGGACGGCGCCGGGAATGTACTCGTGGTGGAACCGCAGATTTCGATCTTCAAGGCCGCCCTGGCCGCGCGCGACCTGCGCCATCTTTTCGGCCGCGATGACATTTTCTGGGCCGTGGGTGAGACCGTGGACCAGGTCCCGGCCCATTTCGGCGAGGTGTTCCGCGTGGCCTCGCTGGAGGGAGTGATGATCCTGCCCCATGCCCCCTCGATGCGCCTGTGCGGCGACTATTTCACCCGCCTGGACGACCTCTGCCGCAAGTGGATCATCGCCGTGGGCGGCAATTTTCTGACCAACGTGGCCGCGGTGCGCAGCTATTTTTCCAACACCCTGGACAACATCCTGGCCCTGGCCGGCGACCCGCCGGTCAAGCGCCTGTTCGGGCGGTTCAAGGGCATCCCGGCCGTGGTGATCTCGGCCGGCCCCTCCCTGGACCGTAATATCCACCTTCTGCGTCTGCTCGAGCGCCACGCAGTGCTGATCTGCGTCGACACCTCGCTGGGCCCGCTCCACCGCGCCGGGGTGCAGCCGCACCTGGTGCTGGCCGGCGACGCGGGCGAGAACAATTTCCGCCACCTCAAGGGCCTGGGCTGCACCGGCGCGGCTTTGGTGGCCGAGCCGATGACCCACCCGCGGATCGTGAGCGAGTTCCAGGGCCCCCGGTTCACCATGAGCTTCGACGAGACCCTGATGAAACGCCTGGCCGCCGTGCTGGGCGATTTCGGCAAGGTCAAGGCCTGGGGCTCGATCTCCACCGGGGCTTTCGACCTGGCCCGCCGACTGGGCTGCGACCCGATCGTTTTCACCGGCCAGGACCTGTCGTTCCCCGGCCTGCGCTACTACGCCCACGGCACCTACCAGGAGCGCCGCTGGCTGCGCGAGATCGGCGAGGGCCGCACGCTGCAGGACATGCACAACCGCCGCATGGTCAACGAGAACAACCTGGACGCCACCGACATCTTCGGCCGTCCGGTGCGCACCTCCAAGGCCCTGGAGGCCTACCGTCAGTACCTCGAACGTGAAATCTCCGAGACCGGCAGCCGGGTGATCAACGCCACCGAGGGCGGCGTGGGGTTCGCCGGCGTGACCAACCTTCCGCTGGATGAGGTCTTCTGGCGCTACGCCCGCCGCACGCACCCGGTGCGGCAGATGATCCTGAGCTGCCACTCGCCGCGCCCGGCCAGCGAGAAACAGGCGGTCTACGATTTCCTCAGCCGCTCGGTGGAGGAGCTTGCCACTTTCTGCGCGCTGTGCAACGACGGGTTCGAGCTGGCCCGGCTGATCCACCAGGGCCAGAGCCCCAACCCGGAGGCGGATTTCGCCAGCATCGAGGATGTTTACGCGAAGGTCTACAACCGCAAGGACGTGCTCGAGCTGCTGGAACACGCCAACCAGGGCGGCCTGCTCGCTTTCCAGCGCGGCAGCCGTCAACTGGAGAACCGCACCCGGGACCGCGGCCTGCTGGAGGATGCCGCCCGGCTGTACGGGGCCTTTTTCATCAGTTTCTACCAGACTGCCGATTTTCTGCTCAAACGGACTGAGCGCGCTGCTCTGGCTGTGGGCTCGAACCTCGATTTCGGAAGTGCGGAGCACACTGACAGCCCCGACGGGGAATTTCTCGAAGCTGTCTGA
- a CDS encoding methyltransferase domain-containing protein → WRVLEVGCGSGQVSAALLGVLGPAGQVTAFDISGAMLAQARAKHLERACYVQADSARLPLAGSWFEAVVLFRVFPHLDDKSACLAEFRRVLRPGGWLILAHPAGREQLNVCHAAMSGEVALDMLPEEPVLRDTLHSAGFKVMSVEDRPERYLVMARRNG, encoded by the coding sequence GCTGGCGGGTGCTGGAGGTGGGCTGCGGCAGCGGCCAGGTGAGCGCCGCGCTTCTGGGCGTGCTGGGCCCGGCCGGCCAGGTGACCGCTTTCGACATCTCGGGGGCGATGCTGGCCCAGGCGCGGGCCAAGCACCTTGAGCGCGCCTGCTATGTTCAGGCGGACTCCGCCCGCCTGCCCCTGGCCGGGTCGTGGTTCGAGGCGGTGGTGCTGTTCCGGGTGTTCCCGCACCTGGATGATAAAAGCGCCTGCCTGGCCGAGTTCCGCCGCGTGCTGCGTCCCGGCGGCTGGCTGATCCTGGCCCATCCCGCCGGGCGGGAACAGCTCAATGTCTGCCACGCCGCCATGAGCGGCGAGGTGGCCCTGGACATGCTGCCCGAGGAGCCGGTGCTGCGCGACACCCTGCATTCGGCCGGGTTCAAGGTCATGTCCGTGGAGGACCGCCCGGAGCGTTATCTCGTCATGGCCCGCCGCAACGGTTGA
- the fliD gene encoding flagellar filament capping protein FliD: MASPISISGLASGIDTESIISKMIEAKQVPITRLKNEQDLLSIKRDAYRDVNTQVLALQNEALNLRLDSTFITRTVASSDDGIVRATASLGTAKTNHRVKVLQLAQEASVSSNRYYSQASLIGSNTVGINQLGSTTALNAPGAGRLIGGVAVTDSTTLSDLGLSSDFSLKLDLDASGSRNPISITGLSGSSTVGQMMQAIRDQAGSAVKVQLVRDQSLGGKVIQIASGYVGVDVSVSGAVAESALGIQSGATASSGSTVALGSARQVAALDPLDVVTGTALVVSSNGRAGSLTGTVDLAAAAAGGDVMSMTLANLGITEFDGFTLDPDAGGATGNLTVLKEDGSTLSGSDTLADLIHAINLSAPDVTAQVVDGSGGAKYLQIIANEGGRDVTVSQTGATDGFLSKLLGLGGNNATSTNATTDSGDFTMIGNFYGRGSVAADERRVVSGTKDDYRGIGVTDLIDGVTLLGASVGNVFSAGSARIQINNSQNLAISDSTRTELYGVAGITSSSFATSLAVDPDGSGTAGLNRSIADLNAAGAFGLTAAITAGSFKVGDATLTLTQEDIDSGITLAEVVARINSAGQNTVVHYEDSTDRFIATASEYGADGTVSFGSYSGAAGESNILKTLGLTNAASSTAVSGGSDGGHIDSGAELDQAGFAIRPTSGTITINGISLSIDAQVDTLEDVIDKINNSAAGVTASIDPESKRFTLVQKVTDDTTANNIQLGSNSDTSNLLTVLRLLQGATGEGSVSSVESPKAKNNVGQARQEARVEVDGIVYTRKTNTIDDITSGMTYELLGTSSNTVTLTVEGDTEKAVDAIAQFIVEYNKTIKLLSPEAVSDEDKKYLEPVSDSERSSLTYTELIDRLDKYESLNKSEAIRKESNFKILLNQIQSIIGSRVQINGSTLQSLSDLGINSGDAGNPLTKDYTGVLVADSTDLDTIKAALQSNEKLTAALASDDVSVARLFNQNALSSTSVKGTLGFDEATDLANDISFEVYDGTNSATITIPAGSQSKSSILSLITTELQRKDLSDIMVSFDGTGHLQFKSEKSTGSAYMRILDLTAQSGSDRLSSRFGLSGGSFIGPEADQKAGASQKLYTSLRQSTGINGFLPQSISVGGKYGQGTIYDDMVNLQDRIDTMNDRLDEYETRLRNQFAAMESSISKLQEQQNSLSQYTGSASATKASS, from the coding sequence ATGGCTTCACCCATAAGCATCTCCGGTCTGGCCTCCGGGATCGACACCGAGTCGATCATCTCCAAGATGATCGAGGCCAAACAGGTTCCGATAACGCGGCTTAAGAACGAGCAGGACCTTCTTTCGATCAAGCGCGACGCCTACCGGGATGTCAACACCCAGGTGCTCGCCCTTCAGAATGAGGCCCTCAACCTGCGCCTGGATTCAACTTTCATCACCCGCACGGTGGCGTCCAGCGATGACGGCATAGTGCGCGCCACGGCCAGTCTGGGCACGGCCAAGACCAACCACCGGGTCAAGGTCCTTCAACTGGCCCAGGAGGCCTCGGTCAGCAGCAACCGCTATTACAGCCAGGCCAGCCTGATCGGCTCCAACACGGTGGGGATCAACCAGCTCGGCAGCACAACCGCCCTGAACGCCCCCGGTGCGGGACGGCTGATCGGCGGGGTGGCGGTCACCGACTCCACCACCCTGAGCGACCTCGGGCTAAGCTCGGATTTCAGCCTCAAGCTCGACCTGGACGCCTCCGGATCCCGCAACCCGATCTCGATCACCGGCCTTAGCGGCAGCAGCACCGTGGGACAGATGATGCAGGCGATCCGCGACCAGGCCGGCTCGGCGGTCAAGGTGCAGCTCGTGCGCGACCAGTCCCTGGGCGGCAAGGTGATCCAGATCGCCAGCGGCTACGTGGGGGTGGATGTTAGCGTGAGTGGCGCGGTGGCCGAATCCGCCCTGGGGATCCAGAGCGGGGCCACGGCGTCCTCCGGCTCCACCGTCGCCCTGGGCTCGGCCCGTCAGGTGGCCGCGCTCGACCCGCTGGATGTGGTCACCGGCACAGCGCTCGTGGTCTCCTCCAATGGCAGGGCCGGCAGCCTGACCGGCACGGTGGACCTGGCCGCGGCCGCCGCGGGCGGGGATGTAATGTCCATGACCCTGGCCAACCTCGGAATAACCGAGTTCGACGGTTTCACGCTCGACCCGGACGCCGGCGGGGCCACTGGCAACCTGACAGTGCTCAAAGAGGACGGTTCCACGCTCAGTGGCTCCGACACCCTGGCCGACCTGATCCACGCCATCAATCTCAGCGCCCCGGATGTGACCGCCCAGGTGGTGGACGGCTCCGGAGGGGCCAAATATCTCCAGATCATCGCCAACGAGGGCGGCCGTGACGTGACTGTCAGCCAGACCGGGGCTACGGACGGATTCCTGTCCAAGCTGCTCGGCCTGGGCGGCAACAACGCCACCAGCACCAACGCCACAACGGACAGCGGCGATTTCACCATGATCGGCAATTTCTACGGCCGCGGCTCGGTCGCGGCCGATGAGCGGCGTGTGGTCAGCGGGACCAAGGACGATTACCGCGGCATCGGCGTGACCGACCTTATCGACGGGGTCACCCTGCTCGGGGCCAGCGTGGGCAATGTGTTTTCCGCCGGCTCCGCCCGCATCCAGATCAACAACAGCCAGAACCTGGCCATCTCCGACAGCACACGCACAGAGCTGTACGGTGTAGCCGGGATCACCAGCTCGTCCTTCGCCACCAGCCTGGCCGTGGACCCGGACGGCAGTGGTACGGCGGGCCTCAACCGCTCCATCGCCGACCTCAACGCCGCCGGGGCTTTCGGCCTGACAGCGGCGATCACCGCCGGCTCGTTCAAGGTCGGGGACGCCACTCTCACCCTGACCCAGGAAGATATCGACAGCGGGATCACCCTGGCCGAGGTTGTGGCCCGGATCAACAGCGCCGGCCAGAACACGGTGGTGCACTACGAGGACAGCACCGACCGTTTCATCGCCACGGCCTCCGAGTACGGCGCCGACGGGACGGTCTCTTTCGGCTCCTACAGCGGCGCGGCTGGCGAGAGCAACATTCTCAAAACCCTGGGACTGACCAATGCCGCCAGCTCCACCGCGGTTTCAGGCGGCTCGGACGGCGGGCATATCGACTCCGGGGCCGAGCTCGACCAGGCCGGTTTCGCCATCCGGCCCACCTCGGGGACAATTACGATCAACGGCATCTCGCTCTCGATCGATGCGCAGGTGGACACCCTGGAGGATGTGATCGACAAGATCAACAATTCCGCCGCCGGAGTGACCGCCTCGATCGACCCCGAATCCAAGCGCTTCACCCTGGTCCAGAAAGTCACCGACGACACCACGGCCAACAACATCCAGCTCGGGTCGAACTCGGACACCAGCAACCTGTTGACTGTCCTGCGGCTGCTGCAAGGGGCCACCGGGGAAGGGTCGGTCAGCAGCGTCGAATCGCCCAAAGCCAAGAACAACGTGGGCCAGGCCCGTCAGGAAGCCAGGGTCGAGGTGGACGGGATAGTTTACACCCGCAAGACCAACACCATCGACGACATAACCTCGGGCATGACCTACGAGCTGCTGGGCACCTCCAGCAACACGGTCACCCTCACTGTCGAGGGCGACACGGAAAAGGCCGTCGACGCCATCGCCCAGTTCATCGTCGAGTACAACAAGACCATCAAGCTGCTCAGTCCCGAAGCGGTCAGCGACGAGGACAAGAAATACCTCGAGCCGGTCTCCGATTCCGAGCGCTCCAGCCTGACTTATACCGAGCTGATCGACCGTCTGGATAAGTACGAAAGCCTGAACAAGAGCGAGGCGATCCGCAAGGAGAGTAATTTCAAGATTTTGCTCAACCAGATCCAGAGCATCATCGGCTCGCGGGTGCAGATAAACGGCAGCACCCTGCAGAGCCTGTCCGACCTGGGGATCAACAGCGGCGACGCCGGAAACCCGCTGACAAAAGACTATACCGGGGTCCTGGTGGCCGACTCCACCGACCTGGACACGATCAAGGCCGCCCTGCAGAGCAACGAAAAGCTGACTGCCGCGCTGGCGAGCGACGATGTCTCGGTGGCGCGCCTGTTCAACCAGAACGCGCTCTCCTCGACCTCGGTCAAGGGCACACTCGGGTTCGACGAGGCCACGGACCTGGCGAACGACATCTCGTTCGAGGTCTATGACGGCACGAACAGCGCCACGATCACCATCCCGGCGGGGAGCCAGAGCAAAAGCTCGATCCTCAGCCTCATCACCACCGAGCTGCAGCGCAAGGACCTGTCCGACATCATGGTCTCTTTCGACGGGACCGGGCACCTCCAGTTCAAGAGCGAGAAATCCACCGGCAGCGCCTACATGCGCATCCTCGACCTTACCGCTCAGTCCGGCTCCGACCGTCTGTCCAGCCGTTTCGGCCTGAGCGGCGGCTCTTTCATCGGGCCGGAGGCCGACCAGAAAGCCGGTGCGTCCCAGAAACTCTACACCTCGCTGCGCCAGAGCACCGGGATCAACGGGTTCCTCCCGCAGAGCATCTCGGTGGGCGGCAAGTACGGCCAGGGTACGATCTACGACGACATGGTGAACCTCCAGGACCGTATCGACACGATGAATGACCGTCTGGACGAATACGAGACGCGACTGCGCAACCAGTTCGCGGCCATGGAATCGTCCATCTCCAAGCTCCAGGAGCAGCAGAACTCGCTGTCGCAGTACACCGGCAGCGCCTCGGCCACCAAGGCCAGCAGCTGA